Genomic DNA from Dysidea avara chromosome 10, odDysAvar1.4, whole genome shotgun sequence:
AGGATTAACTCATTTGAGTAGTGCATGTATAATATGGCAGCCAaagttgtgtgttgtgtatgtcaTTCTTTGTTTCCATTCAGTTGTGGTCGATATAGCAAGTATAGTTCTCGGGTTTGACATGAGAAGATTAAACGATGTAACAGCTTTCAGGAAGTGTTGGTACCGTAAATCAGTAGTTGAGAGTTTCATGCTCGGCTCTCACCACAAGAAATCCAGCTCAGCAGGATCTACCACTAAACATAAGAAACCCACCGTAAAGCCAGAACCAAAGCCAGGTGAGGGAGTTTGATTGTCTGATCTTCTGTGTCATAATTGTTTTTTCAGCTACTGATCTTCAACAACAACTAACTCATGCAGAAATTGTCTGTGTAGCAAATATTTCTGATCTCAGCTTCAATGCCAATGTCTCCACAGTAATGGGGAACACTTCGTAAGTTAGTTTAGTAGTATGGTACATTATTCTATAACCTGTTCTTCCCTTCCAAGAGTCATTTTGAGCCAGTTGACAGTGGATGCTTGTGCTGATGTGAAGAGCAGTGAACTAGTCTACCTCAATCTTGACTGTGTACTGGATAGTGCTAATGTTGACGCTAGAAGTGGAGTGATCGCTGGAGACCTCAAACTGGACAACACCAAATTTGATGGTCAGTAGAACACCTCTAGTATAGCCTGATACTTATTATCTGTGGTAAAGTATATAAGGTAGTTTGCATACCCTTATGGGTGTAGCAAACATGTCAGACAATATCTGATTTTAGAGGTTTCCGAATGCTTGACTTTGTTCTTAATATGTAATTCTTTCTCCCCACCTAGTTGTTACCAGTACTGAACAAGGCACAATACCTAAGCATGTCTTCGCAGCTCAACTAGAATTGTTAAAAGTTAGGGTCGACTTTATGATGACGTCTGTGTTAGCTGGCACTGCTAGAGATGTTGCTATTAATATTTACGACAAGTGGAATAACGACTTGTCCCATGAAGACCGCAGTGTCCAGGGTAAAGAAGCAGTAAATATTGTACTAAGAGTGTCCTGGGATCAGGCTAAGCTGGTTATAAGTAACTCCACTACCTCGTCACTGGAGAATATTGTTAAACGACTTAAGGAATTTGTGCTTCAACAAAAGAGACGCAGTGAACGAACATTTCTCTTGATGTGGCCAGAAAATGTCAGCACTGCCCTTAGTGTCGATGAAACAGACAGCAAGAACAAAATCAATAACTCAGGTATATGTACAGGGCTATATGTACAGGGCTATATGTACAGGGTTATATGTACAGGGTTATATGTACAGGGTTATATGTACAGGGCTATATGTACAGGGCTATATGTACAGGGTTATATGTACAGGGCTATATGTACAGGGTTATATGTACAGGGCTATAATGTGTTTGTGGAGCATACCCTAACATAGTTTGTGATTTTAACAACCATAATTTTTatgtttaaaatatttattttcAGCTCTATTCCAAAATTATGTAAATCATAAACTCCCTAGTTCTTGCTTGTATCAAAACTGTTAAGAGAGCTCCACTACATCATACTAAATGTTTGGCAGAACAGCTTGTCTGTTAAGAGTTATTGTTATAGGTTACGAGTACAACCACTGGGTATGGGGCACTGAAGAGTCTTACTTGCCACTGCTGCAAGCACTTGGCTTTACTGTCACCAACAATACTCATCACATCTGCTTCATGGGTACTATGAGTATCACTGGAAATAGTGTGTGTCTGGCCTGTCTACATGGACGACGATTTCAGGAGACAGAATGGGCTATATTTAGTCTTCGTAATGTATCAGCCAGTTTCTCTACACAAGCCATTCCCAGTTTTATATCATCTGCTCGTAGCCGCCGCAGTGTTGGTTATGGGCTAAATGATCGAAGAATTTGTCAGCAAATTGTATCAGCTTCACTGGGGAAAGACAAAAATGGTGTGCCGTTATGTGGATCAGTTTATCGAGTTGAGAACAAAGGCAACATGCCAATATTAACTAGTCAACCAGTAGACCATTGGGTCTCATTTGTGTGTGTCGACCATCACATTCATCCTAACTCTCCACAGACTAAACTCTTTAAGTATACAAAGAAGTTGAACATCAGTGAAATATTTGGTATACCTCCTCTGGAGCTAAATATGACACATGACCACTTCTACCCTACTAAGAGTCACTCTGTCACTGAATGTGACGTTGAACAGCAGGTTACAGCAAGGGTGGTGTGTGCATTCCACACAACATTCCATGACTCCATAGCCATCACAACAAGTGCGGAGCACTATTTCTTCCTACACAATTTGGTCAAGGATTGTCTGGACTATTATACTTCACACAAGAAGGGTGAGttatgctgtattagagtgtcaGTAAGATAAGTTGTTGTATTGTACTATTACCATTTGAAGTCCTCGTCAAACTGTAACATTAAAGTGTTTTAGTTGGTACATTGTCAGTACTGTGTCGACATATCTTACTGAAATACAGGTAGGTCTCCTTTAATACTCTTGATGTACTCAGTACACACTATATACACAGTGCATGGCCACTCGGGATATCCTTTGTGTCCATAGTTTAACTATATTGCATGTACACTTTTTCCTTGCAGAGGATGTAGCCACAGCACCAGCAGTTGACACCAGTGTTGCTCCCAAGATCAAAGTGACAAGAGAGTTTTCCACTGATCAGTGGCACCTTGATCCTCATTTGGTGTTGTTGGCTGGTAACATGTGGACAAGTGGAAGCGTCAATATTGGCTGGTTATTGGAGAAGCTGGGCTTCCAGGAGGCCAAGATCACCATACCACAGAGTGTACAATGTGGTATAATGGATCTGTTAGATGAAGCTGTCTCTGAAATAATTTGCAAGCTACTGTCAgtttcagctaaaaagaaactcAGCTAAGAAGAAACTTTTGTAACATACTTGCATTAGTATCTATTAAAAACAATTATTGTATATTAAGTATTGGTTACAATGATCACTTTTTTTACAATGGCAGCATGTTAACTAGCATGTTAGACAGTGTAGCTAAGTATAAATCTCCAAGTGTCATAGGGTTCTGATGATGTTAGATTATTCTTTCTAGTGCTTCCATCAAAACTACACTATTACCTCGAATAACCTGAAAAGACATTGGAATAAACACAGCAGTAAAGAGCATGTCTTCATATATTTGTATTTCAAAATGGATATAAATAACAGGCCTCAGAAGGAGATAATAAACACTGAGATTTTAATCTCTCTTCAGGTAATACGTGCTTTAGACACATCATTGGCCTACTATAAACGGCTTGTGGTactctttacaatacacaaataCTTACAACCATTCCAATGGGCTCTTTCTTGTTCCCTGACATTTCTTCTACCGCCTCATCCAATACAATATTCATGTACGGGTCGAAACCTCTTAAAATACCGCACACCGTCCTGCCAGCGTTGATCTTTACTGCACAAAGTAAGGCGTgcacaaaaattctaattaaATTGCACCACTACAGAGCATGACTTACGTTGTACTCGCTTATCCATGTACCTACGGGTAGAAAGACACTGATAAATTCTACACAAACTACTCAAACCTTACTTCTTTAACTCGGGAGGATGCGCCTTGCTCATGTTTGCGATCAAACACGTGTTGACTGGACAAAAATTTGGAGGGTTGCACGTGATCCAATTTATTTGAAACTTGGTGAGCAAAAAGCGTTATTCCGTGATGTCTACTCTTCGTCCCGTTGGTCCTGTAGCGTTTGAGAACCCACGTGGAAATACCGCATCAAAGAACAAATTTGGAAAAGACTCAGGTAActtttttttcaaaatataatGCCGCGCCTTAAATTTGAGTTATCACTTAACAGTAGCTACATCGGGTGTCCGAGAAAAGACCTATCAACCACTCACAACTCCAAGGAAGGCACTTAATCCTCTTCAGAATACCGCTAACCTTCAGAAGCAGCAAGCCATCAATCCAGTAAAGCCATCAATTAGTGTAGGCACCAAGCCAACAGCACTTAAACCATCGAAAAAGAAAAGTAGTAATAAATTGAGGTCTGCACCAGTGAAGTCAGATCATGATATCGAAGACTATCCTGAAATAGAAAACACTCACTTTGCTGACCCTTTGAAAAGTATGTTAATTTTAGTGCATAAACTATTTTAAGCTTCGAAGGTTTGAATacaacattcgaagcttcgaggaatattgtatgtagctatagcattatATTATGCAGTTAAGTTTCATTCCAGACTGCTTTTTACCCTTTGAGGTGGAGTTACACCAGATCCTTTTTCAGCCTCCCaaatagaccttattcatttagaacagtaagcgccctctgatgtcacgcAAAACCATACAAGGGTCCACATTCACCATGACGATAGTGTtgccattttgagttctaaaactgggcgagcacgaccgttgctatcatgttactaTAGTTacggtactgcaaatggcgaatttggcgaagaattgtgatgttaccatggtttaggtactgcaaatggcgaacattggcggacaactccttcgcaacgggttataagcgctatgaaattaattcagtgaataaggtctatacaAAAggggaaaaagcggtctggg
This window encodes:
- the LOC136237067 gene encoding probable small nuclear ribonucleoprotein G — translated: MSKAHPPELKKYMDKRVQLKINAGRTVCGILRGFDPYMNIVLDEAVEEMSGNKKEPIGMVVIRGNSVVLMEALERII
- the LOC136237065 gene encoding uncharacterized protein, which encodes MRLAHVCDQTRVDWTKIWRVARDPIYLKLAFENPRGNTASKNKFGKDSVATSGVREKTYQPLTTPRKALNPLQNTANLQKQQAINPVKPSISVGTKPTALKPSKKKSSNKLRSAPVKSDHDIEDYPEIENTHFADPLKMELEDLPFTTPNYIFNLKKWTPRLYSSRSRAGSEVKDVSPWTEYSYEQVDNLKSSNSTSNDDWPLPFDVPEVPDIPDLDIL